The genomic segment CGACAGTTCCGGGGCGAGCGCCGCCAGCCGCGGGTCACCGCCGGGCACCGCGCCCCGGGCCCGGTCGCGGCGCCGGCGCAGCCGGCGGCGGAGCATCAGATCCTCGTACCACCAGCGGCCGCCCCGGCGCGCGAACGCCGCGACCACCGCCAGCAGCGCCAGGACGGCGACCACCGCGAGCAGCCACGTCGGGCCGGCGGTGGCGAACCAGACGGCGAGCGCCGCGCACTCCACCACCACCAACTGCCCGACCACGACCGGGCCGAGCCGTCCCCGGCGGCGCTTGTCCGCCGGGGCGACCGGCCGGTCCCCCGGTACGGCGGCAGCGGTGGCGGTACGACCGGGTGGCGCCTGGAGCTGCGTCATCGGTGTGCGTCCCTTCTGGACATCCTGGGCATCCGCCGGGCGGGTGCGGTCGTTCGGGCGGCGGACGGGGTCCGGCGCACCCCCGACGGCCCCTTATCGTAGGGAAGCCCGCGGCGCTGTTCGGACCTGTCGCCGTGGACCCACCCCCGCCGGAGGTTAGTCATGCGGACCCGCCGCGATCAGGTGCAGGCGTACCGCTTCGTCACCCGCCGCATCGTCTCGGCGCTGCTCGCCGGTGATCCGGAGACGAACGACCTGCCGATGCGCCGCCTCGGCATGGCGGTGTTCGGCAGCGTCATCGCGGCCGCGGTGGTGCTCGGCGCCGTCGGCGCGTACGGGCAGCTCACCAGCAACTCCGCGCCGTTGGAGCCGAACACGGTGGTGATCGAGCGGGAGACCGGCGCGACGTACTACTTCGGCGAGGACAAGGTGCTGCGCCCGACGCTCAACTACGCCTCGGCGCGGCTGATCGTCAACGACGCCGGTGCGACGCCGCGCACCATGTCGCAGGCGTCGATCAAGGACCGTCCGCGCGGGCGGCTGGTCGGCATCGTGGGCGCCCCGGACGACCTGCCCGATCGCAAGTCCCTGGTCGGGCTCCCCTGGTCGGTGTGCGACGTACCGGATCCGAACGACCCGCGGCGCTCGACCACGCACCTGGTGATCGACCGCGCGCTGCCCGGCGGGACGGCGCTGACCGACCGGGCCGTGGTGGTGCGGACCAGCGACGCCCGTTACCTGCTCACCGGCGGCTCCCGGCTGCGGGTGGCGGGCGACGAGCAGGCGCTGGTGGCGTTGAAGATGGCCGGTGCGACGAACCTGACCGTCGGGCAGCAGCTGCTGAACGCGGTGCCGGTCGGGCCCGTGCTGCGCAAGCCGTCGATCGCCGGGGACGGCGGCGCGAGCGGGCTCACAGTGGCCGATCGGCCGGCCCGGATCGGCCAGGTGTACCAGGCCGCCGGCCAGTACTACGTGCTCACCCGGCAGGGCCTGGCGACCGTCCGTGAGGTCACCGCGCTGCTGCTGCTCGGCAGCGGCGGCGAAGTGACGCAGATCACTCCCGACGAGGCCGGACGGCTCCTCACCGATCAGCGGCTGGACGCGGACGGTCTGCCGGCCCGGCTGCCGACGCTGCACGAGGTCCGGCCGGGCCGCACGGTGCTCTGCGCCACCTACCGGCCCGGGCCCGCCGGTCAGCCGCCCACCACCACGCTCGAGGTGTTCGACTCCCCGCCGGCCGAGCTGACCTCGGCGACCGCGATGCCGGCCCGGCAGGGCGGCCGGGACGCGGTACGCACCGCCGAGAACGTGCTGCTGCCCGGCGGCAAGGGCGTGCTGGTGCAGGCCACGGCCGGGGAGACCGGCAAGGCGGCGGCCGGTTCGACCGTCTACCTGATCACCGCGCAGGGCATCCGCTATCCGCTCGGCACCACCGGGGGCGACGCGAAGAGCGCGCTCGGGTACGGCGACGTGACGCCGATCGCCGTACCGGCCTCGCTGCTGGCGCTGGTGCCGACCGGCCCGACGCTGTCCCGCGAGGACGCGATGAACTACTTCGATGCGTCAGCGCCTCCGGGGGCCACCCCGACACCTTCGGCCGGCGGTGCGGCGGCGCAGGTCCAGGGCGGTTGACCGGCCGCCACCGGATCCGAAGTGGAGGAAGTCCGTCACGGGTCGCCCGGGTTGGCTCGCTTCGACTAACCTGAGTGCGGCGAAGGTTATCGACGATGACTACGGGGATGCAGCCATGACGGGGCGCACGACGGTAGACGTACTGTCCTTGGAGGACTTCCACCAGCGGCTCGAGCGGCGCCTGCAGGAGGCGGAGTCGGTGTTGCGCAAGCTCAACACCCAGATGCAGTGCCGCCCGCCGGCGCTCGGCACGTTCACCGACGCGACCGACAACGCGCGTCGCTACTCCGAGACGCACCAGAGCTACGTCAACCACGTCGACCGGTTGCGCCGGGCGATCCTGGCCGCCCGCGAGGCGACCCACAAGATCATGACGAACTACAAGACCGCCGAGGCCCGCAACGCCGCCGCCGCGGCCGACATCGCCGCCGCCCTCTCCGGGCTGAACGAGGCGATGAAGCAGCCGAAGGAGGACCCGCGTGTCTGAGTACACCCGGCGCTACGAGCACGTCAGCCACGAGGAGCTCTACCAGGGCGTCAACGCCGGCGACCCGAAGCAGATCGAGGCGCTCAGCGCCCAGTGGACCTCCCTGAAGAGCACGCTCGACGACCTCGGCCGCGACCTGACCGCCGACCTGGAGGCGCTGTCCAAGAGCTGGACCGGCGACGCCGCGCGCGAGTTCACCAGGCGGCTGGACATGGTCGTGCGCTACTCCGGCAACCTCGCCGAGGGCATGACCGGCATCCGGCAGGGCCTCGACATGATGTCCAGCGAGCTGCGGGCCGCGCAGTCCAAGGCGGAGACCCCGGAGAAGACCGACGACAACGACAAGCTGCTCGCCGGCGCCGGCAAGGGCTTCCTGCTCGGCGGCGCCCCGGGCGCGGTGATCGGCGGGATCGTCGGCCACCAGCAGGACAAGGCCGAGCAGGAGAAGGCGCACCAGCGGATGGTGCAGGTCGTGGCGAAGCTCGCCGAGGGCTACGACTTCTCCGCGTACGGCCGCATCGTCGTGCCGGACCCGCCGGAGACCGAACTGCCGGGCCACACCAGCAACGGCGACCCGACGCTGCAGAACGGCCCGTCGGTGAAGACCCCGACGTCCGGCCCGAGCCTGGGCAGCTTCGGCCCGGGCGCCGGCGCCACCGCGACCACCTCGGGCGTGCACCACACGGCTCCGACCGGTGGCACGCCGGGCGAGGGCACGCCCGGTGCGGGCACTCCGGGCGGCCAGCCCGGCGCCGGCGCTCCGGGTTCGGTGCCGACCAGCGGCACCGTCGAGCCGGGCGGCACCTCGCTGGCCGGTGCCACTCCGCTGACCAGCACCGTCGGTGGTCCGACTGTCGGCGGCGGCCCGGGCTTCGGCCCCGGCGGCGCCGGCTCGACGACGATGACCGCGGGCGGACCGGGTGGTGCGCTCTACGGCGCCCCCGGCGTGCTGAGCACCGGCTCGCTGGCCGGCACGGGCGCCAACTCGGCGTCGGCGGCCCGCCTCGGCGGCATGCCCGGCGCCGACAACCGCTCCGCCGCCGGCACGGGCCGGCTCACCTCCGGTCGTGGCCTCGTGGTCGACGCCGGGAGCAAGTCCGCCGAGCGCACCGGCGGCGCCACCGGGCGGCCCGCGATGGCCGGCCGCAGCGGCGTGCTGGGCGGGCGCGGCGGCCACGGCGACGACGAGTCCGACGGCCGGCTGACCTGGCTCACCGAGGACGAGATGGTCTGGGGCGACGGCGACGCCGCCCCGCCGCCGGTGCTCGGCGGCAACTGAGTCCGGCATCCACGGCACGGCGCGGCACCCCGGCAGGGGCGCCGCGCCGTTCCGCGTCCGGCCTGCGTCGGTGTCCGTCCACAGCGACCCGTGGGGTGGCTCACGTAACCCGCAAGATCCTTGAGCTGCGAGATCGTCCGCCGACGGATAGGTTGAACAGGTGCTGCCCGTAGCGTTCGCCCCGTCCACCTGGACGGCGACGCTGCGCCGGATCGCCCGCACGGCCGTGGCCAGCCTGGTGCTGATCGCCGGCCTCCAGGGCATCGCCGCCACACCCGCCCACGCCGCCGCGGCCCCGCACGCCACCGTCGCCTCGCACGCCGTCGCCACCGAGCACGTCCTGGCGATCGAGAACGTCGTGGCGATCGAGCACGCCGCGACGCGGCAGGCGGTCACCGCCGATGCCGCGCGTCCCGCCGAACTCATGACGGGCGACGCCACGACCGCCGCCCTGCGCGCCACCGGCCCCGGCAGCGGCCCGGCCGTCACCGAGGCCCCGTCGACCGACTCCGCCGCGGGCGTTCCCGGCGTCGAGGTCGTCGCCGCCGCCGACCCCGGCCGGGCGGACATCGCCCGTCGCGGTCCGCCGCGCGCCTGACCGGGCACCCTTCCGGTACGCCCCGGCGCGGCCCCACCCGCCGCACGCCGCGCGCCCTGCCGCGCGTCCCGTCGCGTCCGAGTCACGACGCGCACCCGCCCGGATCTCCGGGCCACGACCGTTCATCGTCTTTCGTTCCACCCTGAGGTGCTGGTGATGCAGACCGTCTTCTCCGCCGTCCTGCCCGACATGCCCGCGGCCGCCGTGATCTGGCTGGTCCTGCTCGCCGTGGCCGCGACAGTGGTCGCCGCGCTGATCGTCCGCCCGTCGCGGTTCCGCTCGGAGCTGGTCGACCGGATCAGTGACGCGGCCCGGCCGAGCAGCATCGAACGTGCCGAGCGAGCCCGCGTACGGGACCAGGAGCGGACCCGCTACGCCGACGAGGTGGCGGTGGCCGCCTCCCGCGCGACGGCCACCGCGGAGCGGAGCCGGGCCGAGTGGCTGACCGCCCAGGAGGAGTCCGAGGCCGCCTGGCAGGCGTACCAGGCGGCTGAGGAGGACGTCCGGCGCCTCACCGCCGCCGCGGCGCTGCCGCTGCCCCGTACCGCCAAGACCCCGGCCGAGTACGCGGACCGGGAGCGCTGGCTGCACCGCGCCGCGATGGACGCCCAGTGGCGCAACGAGATCACGGTGCGGCAGCTCAGCGACATCCTCGGCGGCAACGGCTGGGACCCGAGCCGGCACCCGGTCGAGCAGGAACTGCTGCTGCGCCGGCTGGTCCGGGACAACATGGCGGCCCGGCACCGGGCCGCCACGCAGCGGGAGCAGGCCGCCTGGCAGGCAGCCGAGCTGGCCGCCGCGGCGGCGCAGAGCCTGCGCGACGAGGCGTTCGCGGCGCTGCATCCGGTCGCCGAGCCGCAGACCGCGCTCTCCATCGTGGGCTTCGCCGGGCCGGAGACCACCCGGGAACTGCCGGCCGGCACGGTCGCCGACGTCACCCGGGAGCTGCCGCCGGTGGCTCGCGGCCGCGCGGCCGTGGCGACCTGAGCCGGCTCCGCGCTGCATTCCTTCCGAGCGATATGACTGAGGGGCATATTTATGCCTCTCAGTCATATGCGTTTCCGGGA from the Micromonospora sp. WMMA1947 genome contains:
- the eccB gene encoding type VII secretion protein EccB — encoded protein: MRTRRDQVQAYRFVTRRIVSALLAGDPETNDLPMRRLGMAVFGSVIAAAVVLGAVGAYGQLTSNSAPLEPNTVVIERETGATYYFGEDKVLRPTLNYASARLIVNDAGATPRTMSQASIKDRPRGRLVGIVGAPDDLPDRKSLVGLPWSVCDVPDPNDPRRSTTHLVIDRALPGGTALTDRAVVVRTSDARYLLTGGSRLRVAGDEQALVALKMAGATNLTVGQQLLNAVPVGPVLRKPSIAGDGGASGLTVADRPARIGQVYQAAGQYYVLTRQGLATVREVTALLLLGSGGEVTQITPDEAGRLLTDQRLDADGLPARLPTLHEVRPGRTVLCATYRPGPAGQPPTTTLEVFDSPPAELTSATAMPARQGGRDAVRTAENVLLPGGKGVLVQATAGETGKAAAGSTVYLITAQGIRYPLGTTGGDAKSALGYGDVTPIAVPASLLALVPTGPTLSREDAMNYFDASAPPGATPTPSAGGAAAQVQGG
- a CDS encoding WXG100 family type VII secretion target translates to MSEYTRRYEHVSHEELYQGVNAGDPKQIEALSAQWTSLKSTLDDLGRDLTADLEALSKSWTGDAAREFTRRLDMVVRYSGNLAEGMTGIRQGLDMMSSELRAAQSKAETPEKTDDNDKLLAGAGKGFLLGGAPGAVIGGIVGHQQDKAEQEKAHQRMVQVVAKLAEGYDFSAYGRIVVPDPPETELPGHTSNGDPTLQNGPSVKTPTSGPSLGSFGPGAGATATTSGVHHTAPTGGTPGEGTPGAGTPGGQPGAGAPGSVPTSGTVEPGGTSLAGATPLTSTVGGPTVGGGPGFGPGGAGSTTMTAGGPGGALYGAPGVLSTGSLAGTGANSASAARLGGMPGADNRSAAGTGRLTSGRGLVVDAGSKSAERTGGATGRPAMAGRSGVLGGRGGHGDDESDGRLTWLTEDEMVWGDGDAAPPPVLGGN